The genomic stretch cataaataaaaaaaaactATAAGTATCTATGCGAGTATAGGCATGTAAACAAATACCCTGGAGTTTGGTGTACATGACGTATGTTATGTGATAGAACCCATCCATGATAAAAGTcttgaattttttaatgCTAAACAATAGTATAAATGAGATAAATAGGTGggaaaatattatgaaatcataaataaaatcaacTCGTTGTAAATTTGAAGGGGAAATTgattaatgttataaaaaagaatatcAAGCTCGTTCATGAGAACACATTCACGAAACAAAAGGCTACTGTcgagcttcttcagcataTCATTTTTGTAACTAAGAAACTAAAAAAGATTAATAAATAGGTTAATAAATAGGGTTCTGTTGACTAAGAAGgtaagtgtaaataattataagaTAGGTGAAAAATGACTTGATTGATGATCACGGCACTTATATGATCATTAAACTCCTTCGAAGACGGAAAACGAAAGCCCATCGATTGATTTACCGGGTAATTTATTTTGGAGATGAAAGGCTCGTTTGCAGTAGAAATTGGCAATATATTGAGTTTGGAACCCTTAATTAACAAGGataaatttgatgaaaaattaacattgaACCTACACACTTCGCCAACGATTATTATACAAGACTCGAAGCTATCGTCGTTATCTTTCATCTGAATTAAGCTGATATTATCGAAAAATTGAATTTGATCTTTTGCAACTTTTGGAAGATTATAAAAAGTGATAGAATCGTTCATAAAAGGGTACACTACATACACGTGTGGAGATAACTTGGTCATAATAGATCTATTATGATAATCCATATAAAGGCATTCAGATTGCGGCAATTCAATTAGATTAATAAGATATGACTTTGCCGcagaaataaaatagttgaGAGGGCTAATTTTCAAAACCATACATATCAATGAATTTCTGACCTCTTTTGAGCACAATTTGTCATAATAAGTAttagatgtgtaataaCCATCcttatcaaataaataacgataatttatatttggtGATGCGCAAATAAACGGCAAAAGGCAGTATGTGAGAACCGATAAAACGAGTCGTAATGGGACCATTTTTTATCGAGAAAAAAGTTCAAAACGAAATTCTGATCAAAAGAGCCGAAAGAATCAAAGTGGAAATAATCAAAATATGGTGTAACCATCATAGACATTTAGAAAATATCATGTTAAATTCATGTTATGTGTAATATCTTTTGTCGTGAATGTATTTAGCACATGTATACGTGTTTAGTTAGTGCATacttgttaaaatatatgtttatttagtACATTGGTCCGCGTATGTGCTTTAGATAGGATGGTTGATTGGATTcgttttgataaaaatcgCAAGATTGACCCATACACGAACTCGCAGTTTGGGTCTACCAAGCGCGAGatcataaataatatgttattttttaactatatatacatCAAGAGCGACGTTCCCCTGTGTGTTTACTACCGGAGGTGTGTTAAGTTAGTGAGGTCACACATTCTCATGGAATCTTCAATTTTGAGTCAGGAATCTTTCAAAGGTCATAGCTATAACCTAAATATAGATGATTTGAGGACCAAAAAcgatatatatgtacatattagTGACAAACACCGAAACGGAGATTCCATAGACACAAACAGCATAACCcacatattaaaataatatatgtcACCTCGTAAGAacgtttattttatttttataaacttttAAGGGCGTTTTCAAGGTGAATTTGGCATTTTTTTTGCGGGCGGTTTCCCACTTACTTGGGGGTCGATACGATAAGTGTGGCCtcatataaaaatatcagtatatattttgctgcgttgtatttttttaaacaaaaagtGTTGTAtgattttttgttttaagcTTCCAAAAGTTATTTTAGTACATTGCAAAGCTTTTTTTTTATGGTTTGctatttatacacatccCACGTGTTAAAATCGCAAATTGTGACATATTTCgtatttgtataaaaagaacttgttttttatttatacaattcAATACACATCGAGCTACAACTGTTATTTTCGGTTCATTGGTTATATAAGTAGACACCtacttttaataaacattacCGGAAATTCTAAAATATACTGGAACAGATTCTCTGTATCATAATCGTAGATTCACATTTGGTTATTAcagataaattaaatacaaatgatTACATACACAAATTCTGGGGACAATAACAGGCTAACTACAGGCACACGCGTTAGTTACAATACCATTGTTCGTTCGGCAGTTAACAGGGGACATGTAAACAATAGGGGTTCAGAAGGAAACATAAGGGTGATATCAACATCAAGGACCCCTCTCAGGGGTTCCATTGATAGTCAGAGTTCTTCTTGCAGACCAAGGCCAGAAAACTCTGCGAGGCATTATCAGAATCCGAGAGAACAGCACCCGAACTCGGAGAATCGTCACAGGGAACCCATATCAACCGTGGTGGTGAGAGAAGCTAGGCCTACTCCGGAGAGAAGAACAACAATAAACAATGCTCGCGTCATACCAGACTCTTATACTTTATTCGAGGAGTTGAAGAGATCTGATGACGacataaaaaaatatgtcCACATATTGTCTACTGGCAAGTCCAGATCAACAATAGCAGTCGCAAAATGTTTACACAAGGCAGTTTCAGACGCACAGAAAGCATTTAACGACATTTGCTATTCTAACGCCCCTCTATCCATTTTTGCCAACCCCTTAGATTTCAACATCCATAACAACAACGTAGTTATGGATAACAACATTCCCATCTTGTTCAAAATCAACTGTGAGTGCAACAAAATCTTTACCTTTTACAGATACAGGGAGTTGGAAAACTACCTAGAAATCTTTTACTCACAGGAGATGCCACCGGTTAAATCCGAGATCAAAGAGGAACGTTTAGATGGAGAGCTGCAGATTCTGTTCTCCAACATAAACCTGAGGATCCAGTTGATCACAAGGTACCTGTATTTCATGAAAAGCAACTATCAAGAACACATTCGTGAGGTTGCAGAATTCCAACACAGAACCGGGATGATCACTGAGATAGGCAACAACAGAGAGCTATCCAAAATAATGCCAATGCTGTTCCGCATGTCAAATCGCATAGACCACCTTATCTCTCTAGTCTCTTCCCACAATTTCATAATATACAGACTGATTTATGACATAACGAAAATCAAAAACAAGCATTTGAGAATCAGTTTGTTTAGAAGGGAGCTAGATAATTTGGATATAGTGATCAGGCTCATGGCAGACTACAACAACACATCAAGGGCTATTAAGATAATTAATTTCTACAACGATGACTTTATCACACTGTTGGCGAAGTTGGACTCCGACTCAATGGACACTGGAGCTGTTATAGAGTGGATTCTATCGATTAGGATTGATCACTACAGACAGACGTACCTGACGTCAATCTGCCCCAATTCAGCAGATAGGACCACAAGGGTAGAAGAAAACAATGCTGTTGGTTCTGGAGTAATTCAGAATGAGGAGTCAGTGGTTGTTGGTTCTGGAGTAATTCAGAATGAGGAGTCAGTGGTTGTTGGTTCTGGAGTAATTCAGAATGAGGAGTCAGTGGTTGTTGGTTCTGGAGTAATTCAGAATGAGGAGTCAGTGGTTGTTGGTTCTGGAGTAATTCAGAATGAGGAGTCAGTGGTTGTTGGTTCTGGAGCAATTCAGAATGAGGAGTCAGTGGTTGTTGGTTCTGGAGTAATTCAGAATGAGGAGTCAGTGGTTGTTGGTTCTGGAGTAATTCAGAATGAGGAGTCAGTGGTTGTTGGTTCTGGAGCAATTCAGAATGAGGAGTCAGTGGTTGTTGGTTCTGGAGTAATTCAGAATGAGGAGTCAGTGGTTGTTAGTCCTGGAGTTAAGAAGATTAAGAAGGGTAAGAAGAACGATGCTGATGACGATTTTGATCGTACgataaatgattttattGCGTCTTCCAACCAAACAGAACAAAGACAGTGTGATAGCCAGAGGAGAGGAGCACAAGGAAATTATAGAAATAAGTACCAGAGTAACGGAAGAGTTGGGAAGAAATCAAAGGCGAAGAATAAGAAAAAGGGAAAGAAAAACAATGGAGGCCAAGGTGCGCCAATATCTGGACAAAATGGATCTGGTGAATTGATCATGGATTCATTTGTGTTCGAACAGGCAGGAGAGACGTCTGAAGTGGTTCCTTCAGAGTCTCCAATAGAGATCAAAATGCCCTCAGATATAAGTGACCAGGAGCCAGTACCTGAGGAAGTTTCAGATCTCATAGGTCCCCATGGAGGTGTGAAGACGGGAGTAGAAGACAGAATGGCTGTAGAGGTAACGCCAAGTACATCGGCCTCAGATCAGGCGAGAATGGTAGGACTGAGGACCGAGGAGGAAAGCAGCGAGGAATCAGAAAGAACACCAGTTTCAGACGAAGGTCAAAGCCCAGACTTTAAGAGTAGCAGACAACAGACGCCGTCAACATCTGAAACAGGAAGAGAAGAACCAGGAGAGGTGGAAGGAAATGCGGAGGAGGAACCAGAGGAAACCGTGGAAACCGAGGAAACCGAGGAGCAAGAAAATGATGGAGCCCCAGAcacaattaattatatatatacagaAAACCTGCGCTTGGTAAATCATGATCTAGGATTCACCTCAGGATTAAGTTTGTTAAAGATGTATAACTACCTGATGATGACCGGAGAATACGATCGCAAGCCGCAGGAGGCTTTCAATGTTGACTATGCCCTGAAGATGCTGGAacatttgaaaaataaagtattcAAACTCGACTGGCATCTGGGTGTCATAACAGAGGCAATAAACGTGTTGATACCGGCCTCAGCAAATATCAAGTTAGGCGAGGACCAGGACGGCTCAATGTTAAAAGTCTCGAGGAAGGTGCTCTTGGGATTGATTCTTGATTGGACCACAGTGATGACAGCGATGCACAACATATCGTCACTGTCAGACTACATTAACCttatgatttttaataacaatcTTAGTTCGGATAGCCTGACAATGCAACTGAACATTGTCAATGAGATTATGGCAAACGTGTTTTCTGAATACAATTTTTGCTCATACCAGATTACGCAGTTAACATCGTACATGCATTATAAGGGCGAAACACCATATCTAATACCAGAGGATCACTGCAATGATGGCAACAATGAGTCGGAGGAACGATATGAGAGATCAGTGGATGAACAATCGGAGGAATTAACAGAGGAACAATATGAGGAATTACTGAGGCAATTTCCAGAGGAAGAATCGAAGGAACAACCGGAGGAATCAGAAGAGCAACAACTTGAGGAATCAGAAGAGGAACAACCGGAGGAAAAACCATCagtgttattatttttgtatccAAACGAGATTATTTGGGGATGGTTGGATGGAGCACTGAGAAACCAAAAATACTCCAGAGAAGTGGCCATTGACGATATTTACAAAGGGGTGATTCGATAAATGTCTAAAGTTGAGATCGGCAAAGCTAATAACCCAGTCTTAGTAGCTACCACAGCCTAAGATTCGTCAACACTAGCAACCTTTACACTGGAAGAGTCAACCACTGAGTTATCACACCACAACAATCGATCGCTTATCAACCGGCACCCACGAAAATTCAACCACTGAGTTATCACATTACAACAGTCAAGCACGTCGTCAGCTGTCAGCCCACAGCTCCACAACCAATCTTAGTAGCTACCACAGCCTAAGATTCGTCAACACTAGCAACCTTTACACTGGAAGAGTCAACCACTGAGTTATCACACCACAACAATCGATCGCTTATCAACCGGCACCCACTAAAATTCAACCACTGAGTTATCACACCACAACAGTCAAGCACGTCGTCAGCTGTCAGCCCACAGCTCCACAACCAATCTTAGTAGCTACCACAGCCTAAGATTCGTCAACACTAGCAACCTTTACACTGGAAGAGTCAACCACTGAGTTATCACACCACAACAATCGATCGCTTATCAACCGGCACCCACTAAAATTCAACCACTGAGTTATCACACCACAACAGTCAAGCACGTCGTCAGCTGTCAGCCCACAGCTCCACAACCAATCTTAGTAGCTACCACAACCTAAGATTCGTCAACACTAGCAACCGTTGCACTGGAAGAGTCAACCACTGAGTTATCACACCACAACAATCGATCGCTTATCAACCGGCACCCACGAAAATTCAACCACTGAGTTATCACACCACAacaaaagtttaaatttgtatttaactTGAATATCTCAAAACGATTCAAGATACGCCCCCAAAACATATATTCTGAACCACAAACTTGAAGAAAGTCCCCTAGCCCAAATGCTGAAGAATAACCAAAAACATTATATAGCAAATCCATGTACACCCCAAATGCATACATACTACAACAAgcaaaaaatttatacatgCCAAAGATGTTAATTCCCAGGATCGAagagacgaagaagaaaatgtAAAGTATTAAAAGTAATCGATCCAGGTGAGTTCAAAAAATCAACGCGAAGACACAACCGGAGACCTGTACGATATAAAACACCCAAATTTTCACCGTGACCTTGTAACATAGAATGTATACTCATAAGGATAAAACCATCCACCATAAGCGGTCATCACCGACCGACAAGCCGAAAACGGTTTTATTACACACACGAGATTACACACAtcactgtaaaatatatggCATACGCAATCAACGAAGATGTAATGGAGACGAAGACTAATCACTGCGCACAGGAGTGACGACTAGAAGGAACAAAATTCTCCAACGATGCTGAGCAAGGAACCTTACGTACGTAAGGAGAAGAAAGGAATCGCGTAACTTGGCAAAGTTACAAAGGGCAAGTCCACTAGATTCTAGAGGTGAAATTTGGATGATTTAACAAACGTGGTTGAATTCGTTTACCCACATCGTAAAGTTTGATGCtccattaaatattaatatacacaatacATGTTATTCAGCTTACcacacaaatacaaactCAATAAATCAGTAAATTAGAGTATCTATCAGCAGACACTGGCACATTGGTCGGCGTATGTGCTTTAGATAGGATGGTTGATTGGATTcgttttgataaaaatcgCAAGATTGACCCATACACGAACTCGCAGTTTGGGTCTACCAAGCGCGAGatcataaataatatgttattttttaactatatatacatCAAGAGCGACGTTCCCCTGTGTGTTTACTACCGGAGGTGTGTTAAGTTAGTGAGGTCACACATTCTCATGGAATCTTCAATTTTGAGTCAGGAATCTTTCAAAGGTCATAGCTATAACCTAAATATAGATGATTTGAGGAccaaaaacaatatatatgtacatattagTGACAAACACCGAAACGGAGATTCCATAGACACAAACAGCACAACCAATGGTCAAAACCAACAACTTAACCGTGAGGGAATCAGGATATGTGCATCTGGCTCCTGTGTTCGAAAGGCGCTTTATCTACTCCAGGATATACTCACATTTTTGTCAAATTATTACTTCACAGACTCGCCATCACTTTTAGCGAACAAGCCGAAACATTCAAAGTCAAGTAAACGTAAAAAGCCACTGCACGCAGACAGGAGCGAAAGTATAAAAACTTTAGATACCGAGTCCCCGAGTTCATCAAATAAGGAGGCACTTGAACAGGAACTGAAAAGGTTGTTCGACGTTGAAATTTCGACGGATACAATACATTCGGTTGACGACACCTGGAGTTTCGAAGCAACTTCGAATGATTTCGGTAAGTGTGTGCATTTTTTAGTTAAAAACGAGCCGTGAAACCCCTGTTAACACACTTATACATGATGCAAATACACACAGAtatgatttataattaGAAAACATGGACTTGATTGACGATTCGAAGCTACAAGTAAGTTTTACTAATTACTAAAATGTATAGACAGCGCCAAAGGAAAGGTGTGTATcat from Theileria orientalis strain Shintoku DNA, chromosome 1, complete genome encodes the following:
- a CDS encoding predicted protein, which codes for MITYTNSGDNNRLTTGTRVSYNTIVRSAVNRGHVNNRGSEGNIRVISTSRTPLRGSIDSQSSSCRPRPENSARHYQNPREQHPNSENRHREPISTVVVREARPTPERRTTINNARVIPDSYTLFEELKRSDDDIKKYVHILSTGKSRSTIAVAKCLHKAVSDAQKAFNDICYSNAPLSIFANPLDFNIHNNNVVMDNNIPILFKINCECNKIFTFYRYRELENYLEIFYSQEMPPVKSEIKEERLDGELQILFSNINLRIQLITRYLYFMKSNYQEHIREVAEFQHRTGMITEIGNNRELSKIMPMLFRMSNRIDHLISLVSSHNFIIYRLIYDITKIKNKHLRISLFRRELDNLDIVIRLMADYNNTSRAIKIINFYNDDFITLLAKLDSDSMDTGAVIEWILSIRIDHYRQTYLTSICPNSADRTTRVEENNAVGSGVIQNEESVVVGSGVIQNEESVVVGSGVIQNEESVVVGSGVIQNEESVVVGSGVIQNEESVVVGSGAIQNEESVVVGSGVIQNEESVVVGSGVIQNEESVVVGSGAIQNEESVVVGSGVIQNEESVVVSPGVKKIKKGKKNDADDDFDRTINDFIASSNQTEQRQCDSQRRGAQGNYRNKYQSNGRVGKKSKAKNKKKGKKNNGGQGAPISGQNGSGELIMDSFVFEQAGETSEVVPSESPIEIKMPSDISDQEPVPEEVSDLIGPHGGVKTGVEDRMAVEVTPSTSASDQARMVGLRTEEESSEESERTPVSDEGQSPDFKSSRQQTPSTSETGREEPGEVEGNAEEEPEETVETEETEEQENDGAPDTINYIYTENLRLVNHDLGFTSGLSLLKMYNYLMMTGEYDRKPQEAFNVDYALKMLEHLKNKVFKLDWHLGVITEAINVLIPASANIKLGEDQDGSMLKVSRKVLLGLILDWTTVMTAMHNISSLSDYINLMIFNNNLSSDSLTMQLNIVNEIMANVFSEYNFCSYQITQLTSYMHYKGETPYLIPEDHCNDGNNESEERYERSVDEQSEELTEEQYEELLRQFPEEESKEQPEESEEQQLEESEEEQPEEKPSVLLFLYPNEIIWGWLDGALRNQKYSREVAIDDIYKGQPLHWKSQPLSYHTTTIDRLSTGTHENSTTELSHYNSQARRQLSAHSSTTNLSSYHSLRFVNTSNLYTGRVNH